The DNA sequence GTTTGGCCTGCAAAGAGCCTTATTGGGGCAGTaatgctgctccccagctgtTGTTGGCAAATGCATCATGGCTCCTTTCATAAATGGAGGCAAGCCTCTTCTCTGATCCGCTCCTCAGCTATTCCTGAACCTCCCTGCCGTGAACATTAAAAATCATCTTGTCATACCCACCCTAAGTTTATTCCCAGTCAGACTGCAATGCTCATTTATTAATCCATTTGGCCTTTAATGAACTAATTCTTTCCAACCAGTGTTTATCCCACTAATGTGTTTATCTAGAAAAGTCATGTTTTCACAGACTCTAGCTCAAGCTCTTCTAGTGGTCTCAAATAATCTGCACATGTCCTGGGCTACTCTAATTGCTCTTCTCTTTGCTGTTTGAATTTATTATGGTTCTTTGGGAAAGGCCAGACAATTTGTGTTGGAGTTCTTTTTATTTGTTactccattttttaaaaaatgtgtcagttaaagaaataaaaaaaatcattgaaacCATAGTTCTTGTGTCTCTTGCAGTCGTGTTACctgtgaggatttttttcctctccttttatGGAATCATGTAAATGTTTTTGTGCTGCTGTCATAGAGAAAGAATGTTGCAGCTCTGTAGGAACTGTCTGGAGCTGAGGAACTTCACAGCTGGGGATCCATTCAGGCAGTGTTATCTCTTTTGGCCCATCCTCTGTTTCTATGCAGGCAGACATGTTTTGTGATGGCAAAGTCTGTGCAACAAAATTCCACTTTATTCGTGCTTGACATCCAGTGGTAAGCTTGGCTTACTTAGGCTGACTGGGTTTTCCAATATTGTATGATGCAAATATCTGGGCTTGAAGTCTTTGTAGGAAAGTGAACATGCAGATTTTGGAAGGGGTTCAAGTTTGGGCCTTCCTGAAAGCTACTGCCTCTACAGTGCTTCTTTTTTCAGCATGTCAGTGATTTTCAGAAGGTTGTTTATTGTCTGGCTTGAATCAAGATAAGGAACTTTCTGGTAGCATGTCTAAGACAGAGTGTCCTGCTCTTGGCTTACACCCCATTTTGGTCTGTGCTTTCTGTAACTTTGCACTGCTGACCTAGGCtggctgctcttttaatttcaCTCAGCGTTGTGCCTTAGTAGCTGGTGACAAAAGTGGGAATGCTGAGTACAGGTGAAGGCATCTGAAGGAGTACTGTATTTGCAGAATTGATTCATGGGGGTGTTCACCTTGAAGTAAGCATGCAGTGCACCCTTCAGGAGGTGTCACTTGTGACAGACCAGCAGAAATGTTTCTGTATGAAGAAAGTAGCAGGCTTTATACTGCCATCTATGTCTCTTAGTAGGGACTGCTTATTTTAGCAGACCATTGACCCTGACTGCCCTGAAAAGGCACAGTTAGAGGTCACTCAGTTAAGAGAAACAGCCCAGACCTTCACTACTGCCCCTGTCATATAGGGAGCTCAGGGTCACTCTTTATGCTTTGGAGAATTAATTACTCTGTTCCACTCTGGTGCATAAGATTTAAATGGGTATAGATgtcttgtgttttttttctttcttctataATCATCTGTCTTCTCATATGAATGATAGTATAAATGGTGACTTGAATTAATGTGGTTTTAACTTCTTTTAGGAACAGTTGCAGGTGGTTTTTAGGATGTTCACTTGCAATGTGACTGTTTTAGCTTTCTCAACCACGGTTTGATCCACTGCTCACATACTGTTAACCTCTATGAATCTTTTGCATTGTTGAGGCTTTAGCTACTGGTGCAGAGCCAAAGGAACTGTTCAGATGTAAAGTACATTTGAGTCCCTTAGCCAAAGAACAAACTTCACCAGTTACTGTTGATATTCAACATATGTATGCTGTAAGTGAATGAGTGTTCAGGTAAACCACCATGGCCCTGGATAGGCCTCTGCCAATCTCACTTTGGAAGCCAGAGGGCAATAAAACTGCCCAGTTTTGAATTATGTAAGGTGCTGGTCTGGATTTTCATTTCCGGAGACAAACTGGTGAAAGTGCTCTTTGAAGTGTTCATTATCATAaagtaaacaattttttttttcttcattacactgaaaaaaaaagttatacaGCTTTTCCATTTCCGATACAGAGATTCAATTATCAGAAATTTGTAAACATGtcagaaaatgtaaaatgtaaatCAGAAGGGATTTCCTTACTTGGATTTGTTTTAatcaaacagaagaaaagcaggaCAATTTGGGGACTTATCCAGGGCCATTTGGGACTATAACTGTGAAAATGACACAGTTGCCCTGCTTTATGTAAGTCCATGCAGTTTGAATCTGGAAGTGTGTTCTGGCTTAGTCACGCTAGGGCAAAGTGCTATaaagccagcagagcaggaatgtGTTCCTTCTGTTTTACCTGCAGAATTGCTTAGTCAGTTACAATTGCTTAGAGTTGCAATCAGTCAGAGCTGTGTATATAAAGCCATCACAAGTAATGATGCATTAGCAAAACACAACTCTCAACCTAATTTACTCTGCTTATATGCCACATTATGCTCTGCTTGCATGAGTAGCATTTAATGCAGATAATATCTTTTCAGTTTTATACAGGTCGCAGAGAATATAAAAAGTGTTGAAGACAACAAACACAGAGTTTTTCAATATAGTTTTATACATCCTTAAGAGTAAATATTGgcattaaaatataatttgctAGTGTTATTGATGgaccctggaggaagaaaggCAAATCACTCATGCAAATGGAGGAGTATAAATCATAGAAACTCTGCCAAACTTAAATCGGTGTGGTTAGTAAGGAAGTAGTAGTCTGCAATGGTAATAAGTCACTTATCAAACACATAGTGCAATAAGGACAGTAAATTGGTAAGTTCATTCAGACTGTCATGATTGTCCCCATCCACATGACAGCTGCCAACTCATTTTATGGACACTGTTACACATACTGCTCAAGGCTAAAGGTCTTTTGAACTTCTGTTATGTGTTGGTGCCAACTTAAAATGGTAAGATAAAAAGTAAGCAGATAATCACAGTAACTGCCCCTTCTGCAAACCCTAAAGAAGTCATTAATCCATTCTGTCAACCTGCTGTGTCAGGACTGATTTAGTATTCTGAACTCTTGCCTCTGCTTTAGAGTGAGCTTTGCCCTGTGCTTAAGTGTTGTCAAAGAGAAGACTTAATTCTGCCAGCTGATTCTCTTAATACTCTTGCCAGTATTACTTGTGGTGGAAGTGTGAGATTCTTAGTAAATCCAGTATTTATTAGTTCTGTGTCATCTCCTTGTTCTCCAGTCAATCTGCAAACTGCTTTTATGTAAGGCAATATATTGGAACTGTTCCTAAACAGAGACATTTTATTGTCACACATTTTTATGGGTTAGGAAAATCAGGACTAATCCACAATCCCCCTGAAAAACCTTAGATAATTTACAGTTTATGTGTCTTTTGTTACTAAATGACAAAAAATCAGTGTCTTTGAGTAATTCAGGGGCTAATGATTTGTGGTCTCACATTGCTATCCCaactaaattaatttaataaaaattgcTTACCTGTGAAGATCTGACTGTGTGTTGTGATCTCCAGAGCCCTTTCAGTGTTTTGTAGCGTGTTGGTTATTCTTGGAGAAAAGTTATGTTTGAGCTCCTTAAAATGGAGTTGTATTTGAGCTCTTTAAGATGGAGTTGTGTATACTACTGTTTTTGGTggatttgaaaaatatatttgaccATTTTCTTCGACAAACTTGGAAAACTGAAGGATAAGAAACAGGTAAGGTATAAAACAAATATATGTGCTGTATGGGGAAGACTATTTTAAAGACTTGAAATAACATGTGGTCACCCTGCTCTCCCTCAGTTATCTGTTTAGCAAATGCTAATCAAATTTAAATCTGGTGGGAAAATATATTTGTTGCAGTGTTAGTACTCAAGTGGAAGTTTCAACAGGTATGTACTTATGCTGAACTTGGGTCAAATAACTTGGAATCAATTTCTTATGGTAGTTACATATGGTAGGCAGGGAAAGCTATGTAAGCTTTCTTCTGTAGTAGTCACAGTTATAAACTGCCTTAAAATGAACTGCTTCTTATTGTTTCCATTGCCACATCTGTAAACAGTGTGTCTGCATTGATCAGAAGGACAGACAGATCTGCATTTTTAGCTGCATTTGTAGATGAATGCTCACTATAAAGACAGCTGTGATGGTAGGAGAGATGCTTTCTGTGAGCTGCTGCTAATGTCTCTTTTGCCTGTGGAAACTGATCTGATGGATGTGCAAACAGAACTCATCTTCACTCTTTTGATACAAAATCAGCAGGATTAGACCAGATCAGCTGTTTTATCAGCACCAGTTAACCCAGTGATGTGTGATAAAGTCTTAGTGGAGGTATTCTACATGGTCATCTGCACCACTAGATCTGGAAATCTAGTTGTCTCAGGCAAAAAGGTGGTGACAAGCAGCTGAGAGCTCAATTTTATACCATAAAATACTGCCTTTGCAGAAGGCCATCTTCCCATTGCCAATTGCAGGAACTCTGGGTTGATTTACACTCCAGCAGGGAAGgttcttattttgttttctgtgcagGATTTTtacaaacaggaacagcagaCTCTAAAGATTAATGAATTGTGAAGCTCGTTCTGAACTCCTAATGTCACCATCAGGAATAACTAAGTTTTTCTAGatgtcttttaaaaatgaaactgcACTGGAATTAGTTTCCAACCCTGTCACcactttttctctctccagtcTTTCTGCCTCTTGTTTCCTTATTTACCTCACAATGATGCTGCCAGCATTAATTACATAATAGACGTTGTGAGTTTTGTAAAGGAGAGATGTGGAAAAGACACAAAGCTTTTAAGCACAACTTTCTAGTagtaaaagtcaccaggctgtAGTCTAGGTTATCTGTATTTAACCAGGGATTCTCCTTCAGCCATGAGAGCTGGAGTGTCCCAGTCTCCGAGAAAGTCAAAACATATGAAGGGAGCAGCAAATGAAATTAAAGTATTTCCTAAGTGCCCATACTGACTGTCCTCTTAGCTGATAGTTCTGAACCTGTTAAACATTGCTGAAAATAGGTTTTGGTCTCTGATGATCCTCCTGTTATGCAAAAATAGGCTTTGTAAGCCCACCTCCACACATGATTAGCGTTTCTTAAATTGACCAGTGACCAGTGAAAACTGACTAAAAATGACTACTCCTAGCATTACATATTCTGTGGAAGGATTTTGGGTTTGGATGGACAAATTCTTCACTAAAAAATCAGTCATGTACCTAATTATATAAATACCAGTACAGCATTGTACTTATGACTGGGAATGGCAGTTAATTAATGCAAATTGACCTCCCACTTAACATTATCAGCTTTTACTTGGCTGAAAAGCTTCTTATCCACACCAGCGTGtgctttttctgtttcaaacaGTTACTGCCAAGCCTTTCCTGACAAGCACTGCCATGGCACACAGAGGTGCTGGCTTTTTCCTGTCCCAAATTCCCCCTAACCCACTGTGGTCAGTAGCTGCCAAGTGCTTCTCATCAGTTCACGCAGGTGGTCATTTTGAAGTCTTCTGAAATAAAGTACCTGTCAGTTAAGAACAATAATTTCATGCCCTTTTCCTCTAATATTTGATGTAAACCACTCTCAGGGTAAGATGCTGCTGGGGTTAAAAACAAGCACCTCATGATGGCTTATATAGTGTTCTGCAAGTAGTGAATGTCTAGGGTTTCATCTCAGACTTCATAAGGGATAGGAagaattgttttttttctctctgggtCTTGTTCTACTATTTGTGTAGtgataaaatgttttaaatcatTCATCTCTTATTCCATGGGTATTTCTGTTGACCCCAATGCAGGTGGCAGGCATAATTTTGGCTCAAAAAATGCTACTTTTGGGTCCcactgatgatttttttttaatttttcttttcctgttttgaaCTGTGGAGAATTAGTTGTCTGGCAGAAGATAGCAAACACACTAAGTGATCCATCATGCTTTTGTGGGGAATGGCAGCTATGCTAATAGCTCTGTTGGCTTCTGAGGCTACAAGGGGGCCACAAATTGCATTTATTCTCAGTGCTGAGACAGCCTCCATGAGACTGCAACTATCAGCACATACAACTTTATTTTAAGCCAAAGTGCTTACCTGGATCACTGGTGTAGTCAGATtctgttaaacttcagcagaaAAGAGTCACAGCTGCCACAGTGTTTTTAGGTAAGTTTCAAGAATAAAGGGTGAGCCAGTGGAGTTCTCTCTTACCGATGGTCTCCTCAGAACAGCCATGCCAAAAGTCTTTCTATCTAGAGATATGGGGATGGAAAGGTTGATGACTGCTTGAATTGATCCCAGTGTTGCAACCCTCAAGTGAAATGAAGTTTGGAAACATGGTGTACCTAGATATGTGTGTAGGATAGGGGTGAGAGGAGGAAAATGACAGGCACAATGATCTTGGGTTGGTTTAAGTTGTCAGGAAGaaggacagaaagaaagaaaatttcctTATTTCACATTTCACTGAGCTTTAGATTAAATATAACACTTTGCAAGAACAGGGAGAAATGTGAGAATCAAAAAGGTAGtatcttaattttttaatcCCCTTTTGCTTGCACCCTGCAAAGAATTCCCAATGATGCTGCCCTTGCAGCTTTTTTACATGATCAATCATACTGATTCTCATTTACTTTTATGTGGCTTAAGGGAATTTAAGATTCTTGCACAGCTCCAATTAATAGTAACTGAATTTGTGCTTGTGTAATCAAAATTTGTCTCTAAGAtgacatttatttctgtgaGGAAGGGGATAAAGCTAAACTGGAGATTTTATGGGATACAGAGAACTGGCATTTCATGAAGTGCCCGTGTTCCTGTGGCTATTCTTTTCAGCTATAAATTTTTAATGATAGAGTAATTTAAGGCTTAATAAAATCAGGAGAATAATGAAATCTGAGGAAAATTAAAGCAGCAGTTTATTCCAGTAA is a window from the Passer domesticus isolate bPasDom1 chromosome 1, bPasDom1.hap1, whole genome shotgun sequence genome containing:
- the SPMIP4 gene encoding LOW QUALITY PROTEIN: sperm-associated microtubule inner protein 4 (The sequence of the model RefSeq protein was modified relative to this genomic sequence to represent the inferred CDS: inserted 1 base in 1 codon; deleted 2 bases in 1 codon; substituted 5 bases at 5 genomic stop codons) — its product is MKHDNLLLHNLPXHCQANEGPEVPSRTFNLNVVLTPFQIPCWPTVSKDRYKEFRKFLHCCKLPXGAGKKHGGLALGVLPEDNXAREKDFQVHLLMDVHLMVVDKTLSQCTQTSSECSRGLPTEXYYDVTQLAKKKSDVCMNDELLPKPPDTLSRSLCLSFSSSHPYPTHISRYTMFPNFISLEGCNTGINSSSHQPFHPQAQIQLHFKELKHNFSPRITNTLQNTERALEITTHSQIFTGHLLLSSYRNISAGLSQVTPPEGCTACLLQGEHPHESILQIQYSFRCLHLYSAFPLLSPATKLSGRPKLEPLPKSACSLSYKDFKPRYLHHTILENPVSLSKPSLPLDVKHEXSGILLHRLCHHKTCLPAXETEDGPKEITLPEWIPSCEVPQLQTVPTELQHSFSMTAAQKHLHDSIKGEEKNPHR